The genomic stretch ATTTCTTGGTTAATACTGGAAAGTTCATCTTTATAATGCATTAATAATGAAGTAATCAAAAAATAATGTTGCCTTTCTGCTGAATAAATATCTTTTTTATTTGCCGAAATTAATGCTGCTTCCTTGATCGCAGTATCCATTTGCTCTTTATACTCAGTATCACCGTTAATAATGTCAGACAAAATATTTATATAAAAAGGAGCCTGACTTTGTTTTGAGTCAATTTGTGCTAGATACATAATTCATTATTTTTATCAAAGTTAATAAAATAATTATACCAAAGTTTTTCTTTATTATCTTTTTTAATCATTCAGTTTCAAAACAGCCATAAATGCTGATTGCGGAACTTCTACTCTACCAATTTGCTTCATCTTTTTCTTACCTTCTTTCTGCTTTTCAAGAAGTTTTCTTTTTCTTGAAATATCACCACCGTAACATTTTGCGGTAACGTCTTTTCTTAAAGCTTTAATGGTTTCTCTTGCAATAACTTTCGCTCCCAAAGCAGCCTGAACAGCAATATCAAACTGTTGTCTCGGAATCAGTTCGCGCAATTTCTCACACATTTTTTTACCGATGTAATAAGCATTCGAATCGTGAATTAATGAAGATAAAGCATCTACCATATCCCCGTTGATCAGGATATCCATTTTTACCAGCTTAGAAGAACGCATTCCGATGGGTGAGTAATCGAATGAAGCATATCCTTTAGAAATAGATTTTAAACGATCATAAAAGTCAAAAACAACTTCTGCCAATGGCATATTGAAGGTCAATTCTACTCTATCGGCTGTCAAATAACTTTGGTTCACAATTTCACCCCTTTTCTCAATACACAACGTCATTACAGCTCCAACGAAATCAGATTTTGTAATGATAGAAGCTTTGATGTAAGGCTCTTCTACTCTGTCTAAAAGATTGGGATCAATCATTTCAGATGGGTTGTTGATTAAAATTGTAGTTTCAGGATCTTTTTTAGAATATCCGTGATACGAAACGTTGGGAACTGTCGTAATCACGTTCATATCAAATTCTCTTTCCAAACGTTCCTGAACGATCTCCATGTGAAGCATTCCCAAGAATCCGCATCGGAAACCGAAACCAAGCGCTGCTGAACTTTCAGGCTCGAAAACCAAAGAAGCATCATTTAGTCTTAATTTCTCCAATGAGAATCTCAATTCTTCAAAATCTTCAGATTCGATAGGATAAATTCCGGCAAAAACCATTGGTTTTACTTCTTCAAAACCGTCAATCGGCGCTTCGGCAGGATTCACAAAAGAGGTAATCGTATCACCAACTTTTACTTCACGAGC from Chryseobacterium indoltheticum encodes the following:
- the lepA gene encoding translation elongation factor 4, yielding MKNIRNFCIIAHIDHGKSTLADRLLEYTNTVTQRELQSQTLDDMDLEKERGITIKSHAIQMDYELNGEKYILNLIDTPGHVDFSYEVSRSIAACEGALLIVDAAQSIQAQTISNLYLALENDLEIIPILNKIDLPSANPEEVTDEIMGLIGCKYEDVLRVSGKTGEGVHDLLEQIVARIPAPVGDPNAPLQALIFDSVYNPFRGIEAYFKVVNGSISKNEKIKFFATGKEYGADEVGTLKLKQLPKKTIECGDVGYIISGIKDAREVKVGDTITSFVNPAEAPIDGFEEVKPMVFAGIYPIESEDFEELRFSLEKLRLNDASLVFEPESSAALGFGFRCGFLGMLHMEIVQERLEREFDMNVITTVPNVSYHGYSKKDPETTILINNPSEMIDPNLLDRVEEPYIKASIITKSDFVGAVMTLCIEKRGEIVNQSYLTADRVELTFNMPLAEVVFDFYDRLKSISKGYASFDYSPIGMRSSKLVKMDILINGDMVDALSSLIHDSNAYYIGKKMCEKLRELIPRQQFDIAVQAALGAKVIARETIKALRKDVTAKCYGGDISRKRKLLEKQKEGKKKMKQIGRVEVPQSAFMAVLKLND